A genomic region of Cannabis sativa cultivar Pink pepper isolate KNU-18-1 chromosome 1, ASM2916894v1, whole genome shotgun sequence contains the following coding sequences:
- the LOC115706667 gene encoding proline transporter 2, translated as MDSYGDELESRPPKVYDEDHLGVEIPETAHQISTDSWFQVGFVLTTGINSAYVLGYSGTIMVPLGWIFGVVGLIFATAISLYANSLIAKLHEFGGKRHIRYRDLAGFIYGKKAYNLTWGLQYINLFMINTGYIILAGSALKAVYVLFRDDGLMKLPYCIAIAGFVCALFAIGIPHLSALRIWLGFSTFFSLVYIIAAFVLSLRDGIKAPERDYSIPGTTTSKIFTTIGAAANLVFAFNTGMLPEIQATVRKPVVGNMMKALYFQFTAGVLPMYAVTFIGYWAYGSSTSTYLLNSVNGPVWIKAAANISAFLQTVIALHIFASPMYEYVDTKFGIKGSALAINNLAFRIVVRGGYLTINTLVAALLPFLGDFMSLTGAISTFPLTFILANHMYLVAKKNKLTSLQKLWHWINVCFFGFMSLAAAVSALRLIAVDSKTYHVFADI; from the exons ATGGACTCCTATGGCGATGAACTTGAGTCTCGTCCTCCCAAGGTTTATGATGAAGATCATTTAGGTGTAGAAATTCCAGAAACTGCTCACCAGATTAGCACAG ATTCATGGTTTCAAGTGGGTTTCGTCCTGACGACTGGTATCAATAGCGCATATGTTTTGGGATACTCCGGGACCATCATGGTTCCTCTGGGTTGGATATTTGGTGTAGTTGGTCTTATTTTTGCCACAGCTATATCGTTGTATGCAAACTCCCTTATTGCCAAGCTTCACGAATTTGGAGGGAAGAGGCATATTAGGTACAGAGATCTAGCAGGATTTATATACG GTAAAAAAGCTTATAACCTCACATGGGGTTTGCAATATATCAATCTTTTCATGATTAACACTGGATACATCATCTTAGCTGGTTCGGCCCTAAAG GCTGTATATGTTCTTTTCAGAGATGATGGGTTAATGAAACTACCATACTGTATTGCTATAGCTGGGTTTGTATGTGCATTGTTTGCAATAGGTATCCCACACTTGTCAGCTCTGAGGATTTGGTTGGGATTTTCTACCTTTTTCAGCCTGGTATACATCATTGCAGCATTTGTGCTTTCTCTCCGAGATG gCATTAAAGCACCGGAGAGGGATTATAGCATCCCAGGGACAACAACTAGCAAAATATTTACAACAATAGGAGCAGCTGCAAATCTTGTTTTTGCATTTAATACAGGAATGCTTCCAGAGATACAG GCAACAGTGAGGAAGCCTGTTGTAGGGAACATGATGAAAGCTCTATACTTTCAATTTACAGCTGGGGTTCTTCCCATGTATGCTGTTACTTTTATTGGCTATTGGGCCTATGGATCTTCAACATCGACTTACTTGCTTAACAGCGTTAATGGTCCTGTTTGGATTAAAGCAGCAGCCAACATTTCTGCCTTCCTTCAAACAGTCATTGCCCTACAT ATCTTTGCTAGTCCTATGTATGAGTATGTTGATACCAAATTTGGAATCAAAGGAAGTGCATTAGCAATTAACAACTTGGCATTCAGAATTGTGGTAAGAGGTGGCTACCTCACCATTAACACATTGGTTGCTGCTCTGTTACCTTTCCTTGGAGATTTCATGAGCCTCACAGGTGCCATCAGTACATTCCCTCTTACGTTCATCCTAGCGAATCATATGTATTTGGTTGCAAAGAAGAACAAATTAACTTCTCTCCAAAAGTTATGGCATTGGATCAACGTTTGTTTCTTTGGTTTTATGTCTCTTGCTGCTGCTGTTTCAGCCTTAAGGCTCATAGCAGTAGATTCAAAAACTTACCATGTCTTTGCTGATATTTGA
- the LOC133035559 gene encoding uncharacterized protein LOC133035559 has translation MAAKVEKQEPCFICGGTDHQPQECPSLSMLRGGDEEQCNALGDYTKAYNAYSNTYNPSWRNHPNFSWKDTSQNQASGSQWKPDQQNNSLENSMKILADSQLEFRTYFAQVIEELKDIKIQLTKLNDSSAIQERGKLPAQPLITPKGQHMAQTSTSSESNLKGVNAITTRSGQSTVSPLPKTTSAPMPAPDANMPQNPPVKVPFPQALKSSKKVLENHGEILENLKQVKINLPLLHVIKQVPAYAKVIKDLCTMKRKHHVKKTAFLTEQVSAVIEQKIPIKYKDPGCPTIACQIGIQGFGQALLDLGASVNLMPYSIYLQLGLGEIKPTSVVLQLADRSIKKPRGIVEDVLIKVGKFYYPADFLILDTQSEVNTESKIPIILGRSFLATANALINCRNGLMKLSFGNMTMEVNIFHVAKQPPDEEEDCYHTDVIDTIVEEEVLLHDDSDSLNDLLHDFDTENMLYPPEEANVSSILEMSQDEASPSQYENLRFQTRSMKHFFGSMCDIDKFW, from the coding sequence ATGGCTGCAAAAGTGGAAAAGCAAGAACCATGCTTCATTTGTGGAGGGACTGATCATCAACCACAAGAGTGCCCTAGTCTTAGTATGTTGAGGGGAGGAGATGAGGAACAGTGTAATGCCTTAGGGGATTACACGAAGGCTTATAATGCCTACTCCAACACATACAATCCTAGTTGGCGTAACCATCCCAATTTCAGTTGGAAGGATACAAGTCAAAATCAAGCATCTGGGAGCCAATGGAAACCTGATCAACAAAATAATTCTCTTGAGAATTCCATGAAAATTCTCGCAGACTCTCAACTAGAGTTTAGGACTTATTTTGCTCAGGTGATAGAGGAATTGAAGGACATAAAGATTCAATTAACAAAGTTAAATGATTCTTCAGCCATTCAAGAGCGTGGTAAGCTTCCCGCTCAGCCTCTAATCACTCCCAAAGGGCAACATATGGCACAAACCTCTACTTCTTCAGAGTCTAATCTTAAGGGGGTTAATGCCATAACTACTCGAAGTGGTCAAAGTACAGTATCACCATTACCTAAGACAACTAGTGCACCAATGCCTGCTCCAGATGCTAATATGCCACAGAACCCTCCAGTGAAGGTGCCCTTCCCTCAAGCTTTGAAATCTTCTAAGAAGGTACTGGAAAATCATGGTGAAATCCTAGAAAATTTAAAACAAGTGAAGATCAACCTGCCTCTCTTGCATGTGATCAAACAAGTACCAGCATATGCCAAGGTCATCAAGGATTTATGCACCATGAAAAGAAAACACCATGTCAAGAAAACTGCATTCTTGACAGAACAAGTAAGTGCGGTGATTGAACAAAAGATACCGATCAAATACAAAGATCCAGGTTGTCCTACAATCGCTTGCCAAATTGGGATACAAGGATTTGGTCAAGCTCTCCTAGACTTAGGTGCAAGTGTTAATCTCATGCCTTATTCAATTTACTTGCAACTAGGCTTAGGAGAAATCAAGCCCACATCTGTGGTGCTACAATTGGCTGACCGCTCAATTAAAAAGCCACGAGGAATAGTTGAAGATGTCTTGATTAAAGTTGGAAAATTCTATTACCCCGCTGACTTTTTGATTTTGGACACTCAGTCTGAGGTTAATACTGAGTCAAAAATTCCCATCATTCTCGGTAGGTCTTTCCTTGCAACAGCCAATGCTCTCATTAACTGCAGGAATGGTCTCATGAAATTATCTTTCGGGAATATGACTATGGAGGTTAACATTTTTCATGTTGCGAAACAACCACCAGACGAGGAGGAAGATTGTTATCATACTGATGTGATAGACACAATTGTTGAGGAGGAAGTTCTTTTGCATGATGATTCTGATTCTTTAAATGATCTCCTCCATGACTTTGATACTGAAAATATGCTTTATCCACCTGAGGAAGCTAATGTTTCTTCCATTCTTGAGATGTCCCAAGATGAAGCATCACCGTCGCAATATGAGAATTTGCGATTCCAAACCCGATCTATGAAACACTTCTTCGGGTCCATGTGCGATATTGACAAATTCTGGTAA